A segment of the Leptospira barantonii genome:
CGCGAGTTCGTTACGGAGCATCTTAAGATCCTCTTCGATATCCAAAGAAGAAGCGTCGAATAGATAAAGAATTCCCTTTACCCTTTCGATATGACGCAGAAACGAAAGACCGAGACCGATTCCCATACTCGCGCCTTCGATGATACCCGGAATATCCGCAATCGTAAAACGGAATATATCACCTCTTCGCTTAACAACGCCGAGGTTCGGAGAAAGAGTGGTGAACGCATAACCCGCGATCTTCGGATGCGCGTCCGTGATTTTGGAAATCAAAGTGGACTTGCCCGCGTTCGGAAGACCTACGATACCGACGTCCGCTAAAAGTTTTAAGGAAAGGCGTAAGAATTTATATTCTCCGTCTTCACCGGGTTGTGCAAAACGCGGAGTTTGATTTGTGGAAGATTTAAAATGAGTGTTTCCTTTTCCGCCGCGTCCGCCTCGAACGACTACGAATTCCTGAGTATCGCTCACGAAGTCGAAAAGAAGATCTCCAGTTTCCTCGTCGTAGATTTGAGTTCCGAGAGGAACGAATAGAATTAAGTCCTCACCTTTTTTACCGGAACAATTGTCTCCGACTCCGGGAAAACCCGCCTCGGCTTTGAACTTTCTTTTGGAAAGATATTTGTCCAAGGTATACATGGAAAGGTTGGGGCGAATGATTACGTTACCGCCGATTCCACCGTCCCCGCCGTCGGGTCCGCCGAATTCGACGTATTTCTCCCTTCGGAAATGAACCGACCCGGCCCCGCCGTGACCGGCGAAAACTTCGATGGCGACTTCGTCTACAAAGGATTCCATACTATTTGAATATTCTAAATTCTTAAATTGATCGTAAAAACAAAAAACCGCAGAGTCCGGACCCAGAAACGGGCAGGAGACTGCGGTTCATCCGGTTTGAGATTGAATATGAAGGGTTATTCCGGGTAAACGGAAACCTGCATTTTCAATTTGGAAACCATCTCGAACTTCACTTTTCCGTGAACGAGAGCAAAGAGAGTGTGATCTTTGCCGAGTCCTACGTTGTTACCAGGACGGAATTTAGTTCCTCTTTGGCGAACGAGAATGTTTCCCGCGAGAACGGATTCTCCTCCGAAACGTTTTACTCCGAGTCTCTGGGAATTTGAATCCCGGCCGTTCTTAGAGGATCCACCACCTTTCTTATGTGCCATTTTCTGGTACTCCTATCAGTTCAATTTCTTTCGGATATTGACTCTTCAGATTTTTTAATCCCGAAAGAATCAAATCAAAGCTATTTTGTATCAATGCGTCTTGCCCGAGAACCTCGAACCGAAGATATCCGTCGCGGATTTCAGCCGGTTTTGCTTTGCCAGATTGTAAGAGGTGCAGATAAAGAGTCTGAACCAAAACCGAGACGGCAGAGCAGAGAAGATTCTCGCCTTTTGTTCCCAGAGAAGCGGGGGAGTGTCCCTCACTTTCCAAGGAAGAATAAAATTCTCTTAAACGAGTTATCCGAATTCGGATCAAACTGCGGAAAGAGAAACCACTTTCACTTTTTGGAGCTGTTGTCTGTGGCCCCAAGCTTTTTGATAGTTCTTTCTTCTTTTGTAAACGTAAGCGTGAATCTTGTCACCTTTTACGTCTTCGAGAACTTTCAAAGAAACACGAGCGGTTTTCAGCTCGGGTTGTCCAATATGAACCTTATTGCTGGATTCCGCGAAAAGAAGAACTTTTGCGTCAAAGGATTCGCCCGCGTTTTTGCCGGTTTTTTCGGTCAGGAATTCCTGATCCTGGGTTACCTTAAATTGTCTGTTTCCAACTGAAATAATAGCGTACATATCGATCCGGCCTGTTTTAAAGTCGTTTTCAACCAATCTGGTCGACCTTGCTTGTCGGTCAAGGGGAAAATGGAAAAACGCTTGTACCGGAGGGGCTGTTTCGAAAGCGCGGTTTTGCGGGAACTCTTGCAAAGAAGGGGACTCGATTCGAAATCCTGGGCCACAGTGTGGGAACTCCTTCGCATTTGAAAAAATCGTTCTGAACGCCCCTATATCCGCTTCGTTCATCCCTGATTTTGGGAAGAATGTAGGAACTCCTGCAAATTTATCGTTTCCATTCTCGTGGGTAGAAAAATCGACCAAGTCAAAGGTGAAATTTTAAACCGACGACTTCTTGGGATGGACGGATCTTACAAGTTACTGGCGATCCGCGAACAATGGCTCATTCTAATTCGATCGATGGCTTGCTCTTCGATTCAACAGAGATAAAATTTTTACCATGAACTCAAAAACAAAAACGGAATCGAAATCACGAATTTAAAATATGAAATGTCAAAAGCGAAAACGAAGCGCAACGATTTCATTCACTGCAATTTTCGAATCACCAAAAATCCAAGAGCATCAATTCAGTAAACTCACATGGCAAAACCATATATTTAAAATTATATATAATTAATCATATTATAATTCCATTAGATAACTTGAATGAATTTTGCCGCAAAAGCCTGAGATTTTCTTTTTAAGAACAAGTTGCTTGTGATGCACAATGCGCAACATCTTGATTTCGATGAACAAGAGTTATATGAATTTTTTATAAAATAAGTATCAAAAAGCAAAAAGCGAGCAAAAAATCACTTCCCAAAGAGTTGCTCGATCTGTAGATACATACAATCTTTATGGAAAATACAAACCTGTAAAGATATGCATCTAATTTAATTTCAACAGGAGATACTAATGGTATCAGGAATTACACTCATCGTGCTCAGCATTCTTGCTGTGCCATCTCTGCTTTTAGCAAAAAAACCGGACGCAAAAGAGTTGCTTGCGAAGATTTCACCTTATCAAGGTTGGATCGGTCTGGTTTTCTGCTTCTGGGGAATCTACGGAATCGTTTTCCAAGGACTTCTTGGTCTTGGATGGCTTCCAACTTGGCCGATTTACTGGGTGACTGCACTTGCGGGAAACATCGTTCAAGCGGTTCTTGGTTTCATTCTCGGTTTCGGAACGATCTCTACTTATGTTCTTTCCAAAAACGAAGAAGCAAAGAAAAAAGGAGCTGAACTTTTAGCTAAGCTTGCTCCAATCCAAGGTAAATTGGGAATTTTTGGAATTGCAGTAGGGGTTTGGACCATCGTAGCGTCTTTTCTTTTCTACGGAGTATAATTCCATTTTCCGGGTGAATCTTTCACCCGGAACACACCTTCCTTCCCCGATTTAAGATTGCATTCCTATAAAAAAACGACTTCCTTTGTCGTTTAGAATGCAGGTCCTCACAGATTCCCAAAAAATTTTAGAACTCAAGGCCGGTCGATTTCCGAATCCGATCGAATTCCCGAAACATTTTCGAGACGAACGATTCGCGTTCGATTCGACAAGTTCGTATACGATCACCGATCCGTTTCAAATCCGGGGAACTTCCACCTTGGAAAATAAACCTTCCGAAATTACAGTGAAACCGGCGACGGGACGTTATTCGCGCTTTTCCCATTCGGGGAAGAATTACGAGCTAAACCCGTCTCTTTGTATAAAAGGAAATCATAATATTCAATTGGGGGATGTGAAGATCATAGAACATCCTTTGGCCGTGATGTCCGCGTTCGGTTTTTATATGGATTTCGAGTTGGAACAATCCAGTTTCCCGACCTTCGATTTTTGCGATCAAGTATATCTGGACGGAATTCAAAACAACTTTCATAAGATCGGAGAAGTTTCTCGAATCACCGTTGCAAAACCGTTTGCCGCTGTTTGGGAAAAAGGATATTGTATCTTGGAACCAGACGAGCAAGGAATGTCTTTGTTCTTGGATCATCAAGTAAGTTATCCGGGACAAACGGTGGGTAACGTAAGAATTCAAACCGAACTTACGCCGGAGTTTTTTTCATACATCGCGTCCGCGAGAACGACTGCGTTTCGACCGGGGATCGAAGCGGAGAAGTTTTATCAGATCGGACTTGGGGGCGGGCTCAAGGATTATCCGTTCACATTGGAAAACGTGATTTTGTTAAACGAAGACAAAATTTTTAACCCGAGGGAAAAGTTCGAATCGAACGGAATGAACTACGAATTCCTAGCACACGAGTTGATCGATATTCTCGCTTGGATTCGTTTTGTGGAAGAGGAGTATCAGGGAAGATTTTTCGGAAAGATGACCACGTTTCTTTTCGATCATCACAGACAGATCGATATCGCCCAATTGGTATGCGATCGAAAAAGATTCTCCGAGATCGGAATCCGAGTTCTCTGATCCCGGAGAATTAAGAGTCGAATGAGTCCTTTAAAAACCGATCATCATTCCTCCGTCGACACGAAGGGTCGCACCGGTGATCCAATCCGCTTCGTCCGAAGCAAGAAAATGAATCGCGGAAGAAATCGCTTCTTCCGGATTTCTTGAAATCTTCAGAGGAATCGTATCCAAAACCCGTTCGCGAACTTCTTTCGGAACCCCGGCCGCAAAGTCGTTGTCTATAAAACCGGAAGCCACGCAGTTTACGGTGATGTTTCTGGACGCGAGTTCTCTTGCGGAGGATTTGGTAAGGGCCATAAGACCCGCCTTTGCGGAAGAATAGTTACTCTGTCCCCCGTTTCCGTAAAACCCGGATACGGAACCGATGTTTATGATTCTACCATATTCTTTTTTCATCATATACTTGGCGGCGGCTTGTGTGCCTAAGAAAGCGCCTTTTAGATTCACGTTGAAAACATCGTCCCATTTTTCTTCGCTCATTCTCAAAAGAAGATCGTCTTTGATGATCCCCGCGTTGTTCACCCAAACGTCTATCTTTCCGGTTTCCTTAAACGCGTATTCGGCGAGTTCTTTCACCTGAATCTTGTCCTTTACGTCGCAGACTTTTCCGAGGACTTTTCCTTTGTGGAACGATTTCAATTCTTCGATCGTTCTTTCGATTTGAGCGGAATCCAAATCCGATACGACTACGGTTGCGTTCTTCAATAGGAAATTTTTCGCGCTTATCTTTCCGATTCCTCTTGCGGAGCCGGTGATCACTATCGTTTTTTCAGAAAACATAAATTCCTCCATTTATTTCGATATCGAAATAATAGCCAAAAATCAAAAATTTCTACTTTTCAAAATTAGAATGAATTCTTTCCAAAAGACGGATAAAGGTTTCTTTTTCCTCGGGAAGAAGCCCCTTATAGAGTTTTTGATTGGTGGTATTCGAAGCACGAATGACCGCCTCGCGTGTTGTCTTTCCTTTTGCGGTAAGAACGGCGTTAAAAACCCTTTCGTCATCTGGCGATTGAATTCTTTTTACGTATTTCAATTCCTCCATCTTGTCCAATAAGGCGGTGATCGTCGAATTGGTTCGGTCCAACGTGTTTGCCAGTTCGCTCATCGTCATTTCCCCCGAAACACCTAAGGCGTACAATACACCCCCGTGTGCGGGCACCAAGTCCTTGATTCCTTCCTTTTCGAATTCTTTACTTAAGAACTTTTGGATTCTGTCTCTGGTTCTGGATAAAAGATGGATCGCAAATTCTTGTTTCATTTATTTCGATATCGAAATAAATAGAATTTTTGTCAATCTAAAAATTTCTTCACGTTTCCCGTTTTTTATCGTCCGTTCAAATTCTTTTGTTATGCGACAGAACAAATTATCGGATCATAAAGTCCATATTACAAATCGGAGTTCTCGGTTGAAATCGATTCTGTTCGAATAAGATTGCCGTAATACCGTCTTGACAGCCTTCATTCTAATATTTTTGATTCCATTAAAGCCCGAAGAGTTATGACCGCTAAAAAACAGACTTCCAAAAAGAAATCATCCAATCAAATCGACAAGTGGTGGCAAAAGACCACGATTTATCAGATATATCCTCGTTCCTTTGCGGACAGCAACGAGGACGGGATCGGCGATATTCCCGGAATCATTTCCAAGTTGGATTACCTTCGGGATCTCGGGTTCGAAACGCTTTGGATTTCGCCTTTATATAAAGGTCCTCAGATGGATCACGGATATGACGTTAGTGACTATTACTCCATCGCTCCCGAATACGGTACACTCAAGGATGCAGAAAAGCTAATAAAAGAAGTCCACAAACGCGGAATGAAAATCGTTTTCGATATGGTGATGAATCATACTTCCGATGAACACGATTGGTTCAAACAATCCCGTTCCAGCCGTGAAAATCCGAAACGAGATTGGTATATCTGGAGAGACGGAAAAGGGAAGAATAAACCTCCCAATAACTGGAGTTCCTTCGTAACTCCGAAGGCTTGGAACTACGACGCGCATACGGATCAGTGGTATCTCGCGAGCTTTCTTGATTTTCAACCCGATTTGAATTACTATAATCCCGAAGTCAAAAAAGCGATGTTCGACGTTTTACGTTTTTGGCTGAAGAAGGGCGTGGACGGTTTTCGTTTGGATATCTTTCACGCGATTTATAAGGACAGATATTTCAGGGACAATCCGTTCCGTTTTAAATACATCGTTTCTGAAAACGATCACGACGGTTATTTTCAAAGTAGGGTTCATACCGTAAATCATCCGAATAACTTCGAATTTGCGAAAGAACTCAGATCCGTTCTCGAAGAATTCGACGGGGATCGATTCTCCGTCGGAGAAGTTGCGGGAGACGATCATATCATCAAACGTTACTTAGGCGAAAAAAGAGACGGCCTTAATCTTATCTTTTTGTTCGAGACTCTTCTTCTTAAATTCAAGATGACCTTCTTCAAAGGAATCATCAAGAAGATGGAAGAGGTTTATCCTTATCCTTACATTCCTACCTACGTTTTCGGAAACCACGATCAAAGACGTTACATGCGTAAGATCAACAATAACTTGGAAAAAGGAAAGCTCGTGGCCCTTTTTCAGTTCACTGCGCGCGGAGTTCCGGTCACGTATTACGGTGAAGAGATCGGAATGACGAACGAAAC
Coding sequences within it:
- a CDS encoding alpha-glucosidase — translated: MTAKKQTSKKKSSNQIDKWWQKTTIYQIYPRSFADSNEDGIGDIPGIISKLDYLRDLGFETLWISPLYKGPQMDHGYDVSDYYSIAPEYGTLKDAEKLIKEVHKRGMKIVFDMVMNHTSDEHDWFKQSRSSRENPKRDWYIWRDGKGKNKPPNNWSSFVTPKAWNYDAHTDQWYLASFLDFQPDLNYYNPEVKKAMFDVLRFWLKKGVDGFRLDIFHAIYKDRYFRDNPFRFKYIVSENDHDGYFQSRVHTVNHPNNFEFAKELRSVLEEFDGDRFSVGEVAGDDHIIKRYLGEKRDGLNLIFLFETLLLKFKMTFFKGIIKKMEEVYPYPYIPTYVFGNHDQRRYMRKINNNLEKGKLVALFQFTARGVPVTYYGEEIGMTNETIKLTEAQDPLARIYRWLGDTLSEFLGLADIIIRDRARSPMQWDDSPNAGFTTKKGKPWIRVHGNYKERNVSVESEDRDSLLNTYKSAIHLRNESPALKEGTLQLIEEGVPKDMLVYLRESGNERKLIVLNFGKKTRFFINSTDCRKYFYSTVLFDHNEFDQFKIPPCSGVILGNEYIPKKVNKK
- a CDS encoding ribosomal-processing cysteine protease Prp, with protein sequence MIRIRITRLREFYSSLESEGHSPASLGTKGENLLCSAVSVLVQTLYLHLLQSGKAKPAEIRDGYLRFEVLGQDALIQNSFDLILSGLKNLKSQYPKEIELIGVPENGT
- the rpmA gene encoding 50S ribosomal protein L27; translation: MAHKKGGGSSKNGRDSNSQRLGVKRFGGESVLAGNILVRQRGTKFRPGNNVGLGKDHTLFALVHGKVKFEMVSKLKMQVSVYPE
- the fabG gene encoding 3-oxoacyl-ACP reductase FabG, producing the protein MFSEKTIVITGSARGIGKISAKNFLLKNATVVVSDLDSAQIERTIEELKSFHKGKVLGKVCDVKDKIQVKELAEYAFKETGKIDVWVNNAGIIKDDLLLRMSEEKWDDVFNVNLKGAFLGTQAAAKYMMKKEYGRIINIGSVSGFYGNGGQSNYSSAKAGLMALTKSSARELASRNITVNCVASGFIDNDFAAGVPKEVRERVLDTIPLKISRNPEEAISSAIHFLASDEADWITGATLRVDGGMMIGF
- a CDS encoding MarR family winged helix-turn-helix transcriptional regulator — translated: MKQEFAIHLLSRTRDRIQKFLSKEFEKEGIKDLVPAHGGVLYALGVSGEMTMSELANTLDRTNSTITALLDKMEELKYVKRIQSPDDERVFNAVLTAKGKTTREAVIRASNTTNQKLYKGLLPEEKETFIRLLERIHSNFEK
- the rplU gene encoding 50S ribosomal protein L21, coding for MYAIISVGNRQFKVTQDQEFLTEKTGKNAGESFDAKVLLFAESSNKVHIGQPELKTARVSLKVLEDVKGDKIHAYVYKRRKNYQKAWGHRQQLQKVKVVSLSAV
- a CDS encoding UDP-3-O-acyl-N-acetylglucosamine deacetylase, which produces MQVLTDSQKILELKAGRFPNPIEFPKHFRDERFAFDSTSSYTITDPFQIRGTSTLENKPSEITVKPATGRYSRFSHSGKNYELNPSLCIKGNHNIQLGDVKIIEHPLAVMSAFGFYMDFELEQSSFPTFDFCDQVYLDGIQNNFHKIGEVSRITVAKPFAAVWEKGYCILEPDEQGMSLFLDHQVSYPGQTVGNVRIQTELTPEFFSYIASARTTAFRPGIEAEKFYQIGLGGGLKDYPFTLENVILLNEDKIFNPREKFESNGMNYEFLAHELIDILAWIRFVEEEYQGRFFGKMTTFLFDHHRQIDIAQLVCDRKRFSEIGIRVL
- the obgE gene encoding GTPase ObgE yields the protein MESFVDEVAIEVFAGHGGAGSVHFRREKYVEFGGPDGGDGGIGGNVIIRPNLSMYTLDKYLSKRKFKAEAGFPGVGDNCSGKKGEDLILFVPLGTQIYDEETGDLLFDFVSDTQEFVVVRGGRGGKGNTHFKSSTNQTPRFAQPGEDGEYKFLRLSLKLLADVGIVGLPNAGKSTLISKITDAHPKIAGYAFTTLSPNLGVVKRRGDIFRFTIADIPGIIEGASMGIGLGLSFLRHIERVKGILYLFDASSLDIEEDLKMLRNELATYNPELLNRPYLIVLNKIDIWDDPDFTKDVIEKVSHLGKVIAISAAMETNLEELLVNMDETFFKDEIEKVLNPVKESKSASHTENESEHSEHQDTLGDSSRNSEDRE